CCGGAGCCCTTTTCTGGCCTCGGCAACCTCATCGGCATGATCAAGAGAGGAGAGAGGGTAAATCCATGCGGGCTTACGGACTTCGACTCGAACGGAATTCCTTTTCTGACTCCTGATAAGGCTGTCGGAATGGGAGATGTGGAGAATCGGATACTGTTTTTCGGAATAGTCTTCGAGAACCCTTGATTCAAAGGTATATCCGGCATCATCGACCCGCCAAAAATAGACCTGAATAAGCTGCCCCTTCCATAGAAAACCGGGAGCGAGCTTTGGCCCCTCGGGATACGAGACGGCAAGATAGCGGCGAAGGTTTTCCACCACCTGGGAATCAAAGGTACCGGCACCAGGTAAAGATATCTTTATTCGCTGCCGCTGCATGATCTTCCTGCTGGATTTTAGACCTAGTTTATATTTGGGAAGATTGAGTTCTACCTGACGCCGAAAATTGAAAAGTTTCAGAAGAAACTGAGAAGCATTGAAATCATCCATGAGATTCTGCGAACGGAATTTCGTAACCACACCTCGAATGGATCGATCGAGTTGACCAATCGACCAGAAAAGGCTTGTGGGATTTTTGAGACGAGCCTCAACTGCGATTCTGCGGAGCAGATTCACCTCACGAAAACTAAAACCGGCCTCTTTCCCCTTCACGTAAAAATGTATCCAGGGGAAACTTCCTCCGCCCGCCCTTCGTATAAGAGCGATGAGAAGAAAAATAAGACCACATACTACCGCTAAAATTGTCCAATTCATCAAAATTCCTTTTCTCAGGCTTCACTATAAACAGCTTCTCATGATACATCATACCATAAGGAGTAACGGATGACAATTTTCCCGGAAGAGAGAAACGAAAAAAGCGGCAACGACCCGAAATCTTTACTCGAACCGATTTTGCTTTTCTTTGTTCTGTTCTTTCCCGGTTACCTCTCCGGCACCGATTCAGGTCAGAAGATAGATTTCGCAAACCTCGGCTTCCTCTTTCGCTATGCGGCAGTGGCACTCCCCCAGATTCTGCTTCTCCTTTTCATGATTTCAAAAAAGGGGCCGGGTTGGCCCGAACGATACGGTATTACAAGGATCAAACGGCGGGATATTCCGGGGGCCCTGCTCCTGCTTCCCCTCCTCCTGGCAATCTCTTTT
The sequence above is drawn from the Sediminispirochaeta bajacaliforniensis DSM 16054 genome and encodes:
- a CDS encoding flagellar brake protein, yielding MNWTILAVVCGLIFLLIALIRRAGGGSFPWIHFYVKGKEAGFSFREVNLLRRIAVEARLKNPTSLFWSIGQLDRSIRGVVTKFRSQNLMDDFNASQFLLKLFNFRRQVELNLPKYKLGLKSSRKIMQRQRIKISLPGAGTFDSQVVENLRRYLAVSYPEGPKLAPGFLWKGQLIQVYFWRVDDAGYTFESRVLEDYSEKQYPILHISHSDSLIRSQKRNSVRVEVRKPAWIYPLSSLDHADEVAEARKGLRARLEDLSEDGAAVRIGGKGKVGMNVKIQFSLADRTIVMNGTVRGVNYNTKTNQSLLHIQALPLSPPARNRVLVFVYNLFGERDMDSKQQTTARRATALS